GATTTTATACGTAAATGTATTTTATGCTGTACTTTATTTTCATGTGGTTTTCATATCTGTTATTGTCTTTTTATGCTgttctatttattattattattattaaatgtgaaaatcatACACAGTTAATTTCACCTTTGGTTTCCAAAAGTAAAATTAATCCAAGCATTGGCTGCCTGCACAGTTCAAAAACATGCATTCAGAAATTCTAATAATCATAGATGGAAAAATACAGGCATAGATATGAGGCTGTCAATAatcatatttttcttattgtcaataaatcccatgaaaccacaaaaaccaacaatgtgcTAGTCTGTCTCTCAGCCCCAAGCCACTTGGTTTCTGTTGGAAATGTAAATCTTTAGACATTGGAAGCATTTTCTGACAGAGCAGTATTTCAGGAAGAACACACATCCCCATCctatttatcatgtttttttttatttttaatcagaaGTTGACCGGTGATTCTCCTAACATTTATGACTAACAAGTCTCcagtttgtgattgtgtgtttggcCTGAGGCTACCAGGCATCCTCAGACTTGGTAGGTCAGTTCAGATTTCAGACTCtgttttttcctgcagctcttGCATACACAGGCATGAGTGCTCCGGCCGAGCAGTTGAATGAAACACCCCGTGTCTGGAGGCACAATGAAAATAATGCACTCTCTCCTCCTTGTTGCAGAGCTTGTCTGGGCCAGTGTTTCAGTTACAGCGTCCCCAACACGTTCCCACAGTCAACTGAGTCTCTGGTCCACTGTGACTCCTGCATGCCTGCCCAGACACAGTGGGAAGTGGTAAGAGTTATTGCACATTAGCTCATGTAGCAAGCACACACCAACACTGACTTGtcaaactcacacacaaaccacaagtTTCCACCATGAAAGATGGCTGGCATGTACTGTTCACTACCAAATAAAAAcgcacagggaaaaaaaaaaaacgctcatggaggatattgaatagatttcTGTCACAATATCTGTGGTTCTCCATGAACATAAGCCTCTATTATATATTCTTCTAACGTTCATTGTCCCTTTTAGCCAGAAGGATTCCACTCTTGTGATAACAAAGGCTTTGTGGTGAGGTCTATGTAGTTTGGAAAACTGCCAGGTAGGCTAGGCGGGTGGGACCACAGGTGAAGTCACCTCATGTTTCAGTGGAAAATATTGTACTTGAGTGCACAGCTGTTACCTGATAGATTAAATAATTTTCTTACTACTTTTTGTTGCACGAGAAAGGCCAGGGAAAGTGCATATACAGTCTCACCTTACTTCTAATTAGGTGGAAATGGATGTTTATGTCCCTGGTTATGATTGTTGTTTCAGGACTTTAAACAAAATTGAGTTTGGACCAAAACAAAGTCAGCTCTCATGAAAGGGGATACTGCTCCATGCTGTTTTGGCACTTGTAGTAGATCTTGATAAAACTGCTGAATGATCATTTTCAGTGGAAACAGTGAGGGGAAGTTGCGTGAGGTCTGGAGAATCGGCTGAGCTTATGCAACACTGAGATTTACAGGGTGGGGGCTGTAaattatctgtttattttatattgatttttttttaatcccattCAGTGCTATCAACACAGTCTGACTATACCAGTTGgtacaaaacaaatacaatgtaGAAATACAGCACTCTTCAACAAAATCAAGAATGTGTTGGAAGGtggaccaaaaacaaaacatcagcatcagcaaatCCATACACATGTACCAGAGTGTACctgtaaaaataatatttcactAGAAGGAGAGATAGAAACTAAATCTCAGTTAATCACACCAGTACATTATGAGATATTAACTGAACACAAGTACATTAATGTATAAATTGTATAAACCAAATACAAATAAgtaaaagaggggaaaaaatgtgggAAAGTTCCCTCTTCCTACCAAATTAGCGATAGATTAGTGTCCATGCTACTTATTTTATGGTCTTAGCCCATTTACTGTTAATAGTAataatagcaaaaaaaaaaaaaaaacctataatTTTGAGGATTTACGCAAGTCTCATGAGCTGGGCAAGGTATCATAGGCAAGCTACACAAGGGCTTCACCTCAGTGAATAGAAATTCAACCAGTGACATAAGGCAGTGCTGGGAAAAAGAAGCTAACATTGTATTATCAGGGGAAACATGACTTCAAGTGTGGGAAACACAGTCTACTTCCACTAACTCCTGGTTTTGGCGAGATTTCGGCTGGAAAAATCTGATCCGTTTCTTTATTGCCCCCAAGCAGAAATCCAAATTAAGTGGGTCTCGAGTGGATCAGTCTCAGCGGACCATATGCATATTTTCTGGTGTTGTCCATATGGTAAGCCTTTTCGGAAAGGAGTGGGCCATTTAGTCTCAGAGGTTCTGGACCTGAAATCTGAtccctctctcacctcttcGTACTTTGGAAATATTCCTAAAGGTCTCAGAAAAAATGACACACACCTTTTGAAGATTTTTatgactgcaaaaaaaaaaaaccaattaCAAAATGCCGGCTGCAGAGGAACCCTCCCACCTACGCCCTCCTTATCAACATAATCAACTCTATTCGCTCAATGGAGAAAATGACTTTCACTCTTCGCCTTCAAAAGGAGAAGGGGGATAAATACTGGGAAAAATGGGATTGTTATAATCATCCAGACCTCTCTGTATGCATTATGAACAGTACATGCGCCTTTTTACCAACTGTGTTACAATTTCCTAGACCTTATGTTCTATTTTTataccaaataaataaataaataaataaataaataaataaccccAAAAAACTCAACTTACTCCACTAATCCCTCTTATACAGAGAGCCACTTATTtcgtttacattttttttgtttagaatttttttttttaatttaacttctACCATTATAACATAACATTAAAATCAGtagcaaatacatttttaaaaaatgagcaaaaatagattattaacaaaataaatataccTCTCTATATATACAAATAgcagtgtgtttatatgtatttatgtgcCTGCACAGGTCACTCTGGAGTGTCCCGGCAGTGAAGACTCTCCTCGTGTGGATAAGCTGGTGGAGAGGATCTTTCACTGTAGCTGCCAATCCTGCAGTAAGGAAGGCGCCCAGGAGGGGGCGGTGATGCAGCTGTATCCAGCAGACAACGGCTTGGATGCTCCGTCTTTATCTGACACCCTCAGCGGGGCCCAGTCTCACCCTTTGCcccattcagacacacactctaatAAGCATGCTCACCCGCACACAGACCACCACACACTACCACACACATCAGACGGAGGGTAGCTTTGTCATCCTCTTCCTGCCACTTTGCTCATCTCTTCCGCCTCTTCCGCTCTCCTGCACACTGCATTGTTTGTACCAATCTGTAGTATTGTAAAGGCACTTTGAAAATAAGACTTCACTTTGTGTTAAAACGTTTCTCtaaaggcacacacacgcacgcacgcacacacacacacactctcacaaagtCATGCTATCAGATTTCACTCTATTGTATATaaactcatacaaacacaccagcCTGTGCACTCTTTTGTTTGCTGATTaacacatgcatatgtgtgcatttgAGCATCCAGACATGACTATAGTCTGTTAATAAGCTGTAGTCTCATTACTTTTAATCTGCTTTCAACGCAATAAATTCTGTTGTTGTTATAACTGCCTTTGTGTCTTTTGTATGTACACAACCAAACAAATACCCACtgcttcctttctcttccttgTCTCTAAAAAAGAAGCTGCATATTTATGAATTTAGTGGCCATGACACGTGGCCTACTTTTCTTTGATCAGCAAAACTGGAGTCATGGGCAAACATTTAATAGATGTTGGTGCCATTTACAGAAGTACAGAAGAGCTGCATGATGGGAAGAGAccctgctgcttcactggccTGAATCTGTTCTCACAGTGCCAGAGAGTTTAATGAGATGCTGTGATGGGATGCCACAGAGAAAGTTTCACTCAGATACTTTAGCTTGTTTTATCCATTTTGTTCATGATGTGTCTACTTTAAAATAATACAGGAGgagttcacattttttcacGTCTGTGTTGGAACTTTGAAAGATATCCCACTAGATTTGGTTATCACAGACTTTGGTCCCCTATCTTAAACATTGTAGTCAAGTTAGGGTGGGATCTCTCTACAGCCTGTGAGGGGAGGAGCTGTCACAGCAACCAATAACTTTCAGTATACACAATTGCATTAAGATAGACTTGAACAATGTGAGACTTTCCTTTTATGTCCAGTGTTGATTCAATATGGAAAAAGTACACCACGGAGAGCTACTGGAAGAATTTAAGAGATTAATTTCTCTtaattaagatttaaaaatgGGACAGTGGGCTGATTGTTTCcagtttatttttcacaaactcATTAGgttaaaaagttaaaagcagaggagaatatgaaacatgaaattACATTGGTGAAAATAAACAGTAAGTATGCAGAAAAGCATGACTATGTCTTGCCATCTGGACCTCAATAATTTTATTGCGAAAGGGAACGTGATGTAACTCATTACAGTAACAACATATAATAAATAAGATAAACGTTAATGACCCCTATTGAATCACATACTAATTACTAAATGTTGTGACTGATGATAGAACAATTAGTGAAAATGTAGATAGATGAAAAACATCCATTACCATTAGTTTATACATTTCACAGACAGTCCAGCAGATGTCAGCAGATGTTACAGGATCAACAAAGGTTATATCTACCGCACACCTTTGTAACATCCTCCTCAACTTCTCACAACCAAACAACAAATCAAGCAACATCTTCCCCCTCAGACGCTCCACATCatctctcctccccttcatcAGTCATTCCCTCCTCTCTATCTCTACATCCAGACTCTatcttttctgtcattttctcgTCAGCTCTGCCCCATATCctccaatcttttttttctcttgttctgtGTAATTAAATTTGAACAGCGAAAGgttgactgtctgtctgtgctgcaaaacaaatcGATCATCCTCTTATCTCTCAGCCACACAGCTGACAATGCTGTGGGGTTAGTGAGAGGCagactgcagagggagaaactCAGAGGGACTTTTCTGAGCATATCACAGTGTATTGTCATATATTAACTTATTCATTGCGCAAACTTCCTGTCCCCGAGTGTATCATCTTTCACCTGCTCCAAAACCttccttatttcttttcttataACGGTTGTTTTCTGATACAGTTTTAGGTGTACTGGGTGATCTGTATATGATTTTAATTGTGGGAGATGAAGAGTCCGTTCTTTACAGTTTGTGTGGCCTCTATGAATTTAAGTGTATCCTAATCTAATTTTCCTGTGAGGTCATCTGATTATCTGATTACACTGACATGTATTTACTTTTGTAAACCTCTGGAAAGGTCACTTGCTTGGACAGATAACAAGATGAACAGGTCTGGGCTACAAGCAGCCTAAAATGTTCCATACTACCAAAATCAGCTCTGTAAACTTAGCCATTAATTAGCCATTATTGTCAAAGAGTAACTTTAACAATAATTGTTAAAGAGTAACTCTGACCACACTGAACCATGGTGTCACCGTGTGCTTGTCACACCCTTCAGTACATTTCTAAATCACTGTAGCGAGTAGAGAAGTTAAACCTCTGGTGgtcaggaaaaaataaaataaaatgacaacgaacttctcagctgctgttaaaATGCTCTTTGATGGTTTAGCCACAAGAAGGACTTTCAAATAACTTTAAACTAAATGTTGCACAACTTTAGTTATATTATTATAGTTATaatatattgtgttttattcatgaTTGATAAGGCACAAGGTTTGGTTAGTGAGTTGTGACTAATGGCTTACTGAGGCATTTACCAATGCTTTATACATCAACTTTTAGTTGTTAGGTTGTGAAAAAATCCCTCTGGTGTGTTGGTGTTTATAATAACAACTTGGTTGACTGTGCAGTTGGTTTCTCATCTTCTGAGGGCAGAACACACCACCaagtgtctgctgtttgcttggGCGGGCAAAGGACTCAAATGCAACTcattttacattacacagtACATTAGGTCGGGCTTAAAGGATGTGGTCACCTGTCACAGGGATCACAGGGAACAGATTTataacacacactgcacagtcaAAACACTTCACTGTGCATTGATAACTGGCATCAACTATCAACTCTGCAATAAATGCATACATGTTGAATAAGTAATTCAAGAGGATTTTACAACAATCCATCAagcctgctgctgtaaatgtttAATAGGTTGTTAAGAAATTGATTTTGGTTTTCTGCAGCCCTTTCACAGGAGGCATGTGGTGTAACAGGCATGATGTGTTCAAGAACTATCTAATCAAGCATCAAAGTGGGGGAGGATTTTCCACAATCTGGAAGTTGTCTTTTAGTTATCCATGTATATGTCTATAACTGATGTATAAACCATTAGTAACTGAAGCCATTACTTTAAACATATAAACCCTTTATTAAAGGTGTTCCCagatatttagatttttttcccacGTTTTTATTGTTCAGTGTTGGTTTGTGTGTCCCCGTAAGGCCGGTGTGTGGAGACGGGTTTGTTTGCGTTGAACGTCGAAATTGAACTGTTGTTGTGCGGCCGCGTGAGCGCGCACTACACGGTGGTGCGCGCGACCCCGGAGTCGGTCGCTCCCACAGACGCGCAGAGGCTCCTCACAGCAGCATCACTTCAGCACTTCAGCAGCGCAGCAACTCACAGGtgctttcctctgctgctgtttttaaaaaatatataaataaataaataaacaaaagcttGCCTCTGtaagtatttatttaatttggcACAGAAACTACGCGCTCCAGGTCGATCACCGGGAGGGGAATTCAACAAACACACCCAAGGGATTAACGGAGGTAGGCAACATAATTCTCACCTAAAGCTTGGTGTGTAAAGACGCTCTGTCATAGCTTACGTGAGGCTACTACACGGTGTGCATGTGGTTATTGTTCCGTGGCAGCCTTGTTTAACAGTTTccagacagaaaagaacaagTCTAGCCAAGAAATACTAAACAGAAATTCTATATTATTATAGTAACCAAGGATAAAAGTACCTCACACAATGCAAAGAATCCGTGATGTGGATTAAATGAAACTGCTGTGAGAGGACCAGAACATGTGTCCAGTCCAGTTATGGTGCTGATGCTGACCAGCTCTGGGTTgtgtctgcagctcagcaggttgCTCAGGTTAAAAGGTTTCAGACAGATTCAGATTAAAAGGGGTCGTATTGACATACAGTTCGGGCTTTAGTGACAAAGCCCTGATCGATGAGATCGACCAGGAGGAGCCATGAAAGGACAgttaaaggtgtgtgtgtgtaaagtcaAAGCAGGCTATAGGTTCCTCATTTACATAGTCTAATGAGATATTGGCTGCCTGGATGGAAAGTAGAAGAGGACTGTGTGGGGGACAGGACTCTGTCTGCACctcacttttcctttttaaggttttaaaattCAGCCTGTTTGCAAAAATTAGATGCAGTTTGAAGCAAACAGCATCCAGTCTGCAGGGGAAAGATAAAGACACCCAAAACAAGTGCTTTTAGGTGTGTGAGTTAATATGATAGAGGTGATAAAATAGGAAATGAAGTGATTAAACATGCAGAGATTTTAAAGATCTGTATTTTTCATTAGTTAGATAGATATTTTCAACACAATTTAATTAGGCACACTAATGCCTTGGTTAAAGACCCACCCTTTGTGGCTCTTtaacagaggaagaacagcATCACTTTACACCTCACCCTTGTTATGTCTTTTACATTCAGTAAATTAACACAATAAATCAAGGCATGTGTCAGTCATGTCGATAACCACCCTGCAGTCAGAGTCTGAAGAGAATTCACCCTGAGTCTGATTTACACCTTTCCCaacaacatctctctctctttttcaggaTGTGTGGTATGG
This region of Toxotes jaculatrix isolate fToxJac2 chromosome 3, fToxJac2.pri, whole genome shotgun sequence genomic DNA includes:
- the nbl1 gene encoding neuroblastoma suppressor of tumorigenicity 1, producing the protein MWQRIQICCALFALYSAAPPAHINRLALFPDKSAWCEAKNITQIVGHTGCQPRSIQNRACLGQCFSYSVPNTFPQSTESLVHCDSCMPAQTQWEVVTLECPGSEDSPRVDKLVERIFHCSCQSCSKEGAQEGAVMQLYPADNGLDAPSLSDTLSGAQSHPLPHSDTHSNKHAHPHTDHHTLPHTSDGG